A window of the Pseudomonas sp. B21_DOA genome harbors these coding sequences:
- the sugE gene encoding quaternary ammonium compound efflux SMR transporter SugE produces the protein MSWIILFCAGLFEVGWAVGLKYTDGFTRPLPTALTVAAMAISLGLLGLAMKELPLGTAYAIWTGVGAVGTVIAGIILFGESMALIRLVSVALIVTGLIGLKVSA, from the coding sequence ATGTCCTGGATCATTCTGTTTTGCGCCGGCCTGTTCGAAGTCGGCTGGGCCGTCGGCCTGAAATACACCGACGGCTTCACCCGCCCGCTCCCCACCGCCCTCACCGTTGCCGCCATGGCCATCAGCCTTGGTTTGCTCGGTCTGGCGATGAAGGAATTGCCGTTGGGTACGGCGTATGCGATCTGGACCGGTGTCGGTGCCGTGGGCACGGTGATCGCCGGGATCATTTTGTTTGGTGAATCGATGGCGTTGATTCGGCTGGTAAGTGTGGCGTTGATCGTTACCGGGTTGATCGGGCTCAAGGTCAGCGCTTAG
- a CDS encoding catalase family protein, which translates to MPPLARFWLWLGRLLGKTLLILLIITLLGWAIATAWFAWQHRGPVSAQEQIPAGEAAMTQDVIQTAVRIVDQHREPTRYLRDAHAKAHGCVKAQVQVLPELAQSLRQGVFSEPGKTWQALIRLSNGNAYPQFDSIRDARGMAIKLLEVPGTQLLGSRQDQHEQDFVMFSHPNFFVSDVAEYRQNVAAQADGKKVMAFFPTWDPRTWQVRHLFIALATLSAPPDSPTATTYFSVSPYKFGEANAKFRVVPDPERCPAYMLPKQNHDLPNFLRSALNQQLSTDRVPACFALQIQRQDANNYMPIEDTSIEWREQDAPFETVARITLPAQDFDTPALNVQCDNLSFNPWFGIEAHRPIGGINRLRRAVYEAVSDYRHARNAAQ; encoded by the coding sequence CTGCCGCCACTCGCGCGTTTCTGGCTTTGGCTGGGACGCTTGCTTGGCAAGACGCTGCTGATCCTGCTGATCATAACCCTGCTCGGCTGGGCCATCGCCACCGCGTGGTTTGCCTGGCAGCATCGCGGGCCGGTGTCGGCGCAGGAACAGATTCCAGCAGGCGAAGCGGCGATGACCCAGGACGTCATCCAAACCGCAGTGCGCATCGTCGACCAGCACCGCGAACCCACGCGTTATCTGCGCGATGCTCACGCCAAGGCGCATGGCTGCGTGAAGGCGCAAGTGCAGGTGTTACCGGAACTGGCGCAATCGCTGCGACAGGGTGTGTTCAGCGAGCCGGGCAAGACCTGGCAAGCGCTGATCCGGTTGTCCAACGGCAATGCCTATCCGCAATTCGACAGCATTCGCGACGCGCGCGGGATGGCGATCAAGTTGCTTGAGGTTCCTGGCACGCAACTGCTCGGCAGTCGCCAGGACCAGCATGAACAGGATTTCGTGATGTTCAGCCATCCGAATTTCTTTGTCAGCGATGTCGCCGAGTACCGTCAGAATGTGGCGGCGCAGGCTGATGGCAAGAAGGTCATGGCGTTTTTTCCGACATGGGATCCGCGCACTTGGCAGGTCCGTCATCTATTCATTGCGCTGGCAACCCTGTCAGCACCGCCGGACAGCCCGACCGCGACGACCTACTTCTCGGTATCGCCTTACAAATTCGGTGAGGCCAATGCCAAGTTCCGCGTCGTGCCGGATCCGGAGCGTTGCCCGGCGTATATGCTGCCCAAACAGAATCACGACTTGCCGAATTTCCTGCGCAGCGCACTGAATCAGCAGTTGTCGACGGATCGGGTGCCGGCGTGCTTCGCCCTGCAGATCCAGCGCCAGGACGCGAACAACTACATGCCGATCGAGGACACCAGCATTGAGTGGCGTGAGCAGGATGCACCGTTTGAAACCGTGGCGCGGATCACCCTGCCCGCGCAGGACTTCGACACGCCGGCGCTAAATGTGCAATGCGACAACCTGTCGTTCAATCCGTGGTTCGGCATCGAGGCGCATCGGCCGATTGGCGGGATCAATCGCTTGCGCAGGGCGGTGTATGAGGCGGTGAGCGATTATCGGCATGCCCGCAATGCGGCGCAGTAG
- a CDS encoding TDT family transporter yields MPQQRHPGYKPFSQLQHPREVIRQFTPNWFAATMGTGVLALALAQLPLAIPELRAVAEGLWLFNILLFSLFTAAYAARWILFFDEARRIFGHSTVSMFFGTIPMGLATIINGFIQFGLPRWGDGVIQLVEVLWWIDVAMSLACGVLIPYMMFTRQEHSIDQMTAVWLLPVVAAEVAAASGGLLAPHLTDAHAQLIVLTTSYVLWAFSLPVAFSILTILLLRMALHKLPHENMAASSWLALGPIGTGALGMLLLGGEAPAIFAVNGLPGVGEIASGLGLVAGITLWGFGLWWMLMALLITVRYLRDGIPFNLGWWGFTFPLGVYSLATLKLASILGLTFFSVFGTALVILLAAMWLIVGKRTVQGAWRGELFVSPCIAGLKK; encoded by the coding sequence TTGCCCCAACAGCGTCACCCCGGCTACAAACCTTTCAGCCAGCTTCAACATCCGCGTGAAGTGATCCGCCAATTCACCCCGAACTGGTTCGCCGCGACCATGGGTACCGGTGTGCTGGCGCTGGCCTTGGCGCAATTGCCACTGGCGATACCCGAATTGCGCGCCGTGGCCGAGGGGCTGTGGCTGTTCAACATTCTCTTGTTCAGCCTGTTTACCGCTGCCTACGCCGCGCGCTGGATTTTGTTCTTTGACGAGGCGCGGCGGATTTTCGGTCATTCCACCGTATCGATGTTCTTCGGCACCATCCCCATGGGCCTGGCGACGATCATTAACGGCTTTATACAGTTCGGCCTGCCGCGCTGGGGCGACGGTGTCATCCAGCTTGTTGAAGTGTTGTGGTGGATCGATGTAGCGATGTCGCTGGCCTGCGGTGTGCTGATTCCGTACATGATGTTTACCCGCCAGGAACACAGCATCGATCAGATGACGGCGGTCTGGTTGCTGCCGGTGGTGGCGGCGGAAGTGGCAGCAGCCAGTGGCGGTTTGCTCGCCCCGCATCTGACTGACGCCCATGCGCAACTCATCGTACTGACCACCAGCTATGTGCTTTGGGCCTTTTCCCTGCCGGTGGCGTTCAGCATTCTGACCATCCTGTTGTTGCGCATGGCCTTGCACAAACTGCCCCACGAAAACATGGCCGCGTCGAGCTGGCTGGCCCTCGGTCCGATCGGCACCGGTGCGCTGGGCATGCTGCTGTTGGGCGGTGAGGCGCCAGCGATTTTTGCCGTGAATGGCCTGCCCGGCGTCGGTGAAATCGCTTCGGGCTTGGGGCTGGTGGCAGGGATCACCCTGTGGGGCTTCGGTCTGTGGTGGATGTTGATGGCGCTGTTGATCACTGTGCGTTATCTGCGTGACGGCATCCCCTTCAACCTTGGCTGGTGGGGCTTCACTTTTCCATTGGGCGTTTATTCGCTGGCAACGCTGAAACTGGCGAGCATTCTCGGTCTGACGTTTTTCAGCGTGTTCGGAACCGCGCTGGTGATCCTGCTCGCAGCGATGTGGCTGATTGTCGGCAAGCGCACCGTGCAGGGCGCGTGGCGTGGCGAGCTGTTTGTCTCGCCGTGTATTGCAGGTTTGAAGAAATAA
- the rdgC gene encoding recombination-associated protein RdgC gives MWFKNLLIYRLTQDLPVDAEALETALATKLARPCASQELTTYGFVAPFGKGEDAPLVHVSGDFLLISARKEERILPGSVVRDAVKEKVEEIEAEQMRKVYKKERDQIKDEIIQAFLPRAFIRRSSTFAAIAPKQGLILVNSASPKRAEDLLSTLREVIGTLPVRPLTVKMAPTAVMTEWVTTQKAADDFYVLDECELRDTHEDGGIVRCKRQDLTSEEIQLHLSTGKVVTQLSLAWQDKLSFMLDDKMTVKRLKFEDLLQDQAEQDGGDEALGQLDASFTLMMLTFGDFLPALVEALGGEEMPQGI, from the coding sequence ATGTGGTTCAAGAACCTGCTGATCTATCGCCTGACCCAAGACCTGCCTGTCGATGCCGAGGCGCTGGAAACTGCACTGGCGACCAAACTGGCGCGGCCGTGTGCAAGCCAGGAGCTGACCACTTACGGTTTCGTCGCACCCTTCGGCAAGGGCGAAGATGCGCCGCTGGTGCACGTCAGCGGCGATTTCCTGCTGATCTCTGCGCGCAAGGAAGAACGTATTCTGCCGGGCAGCGTCGTGCGTGACGCCGTCAAGGAAAAGGTCGAAGAGATCGAAGCCGAGCAGATGCGCAAGGTCTATAAGAAGGAGCGCGATCAGATCAAGGATGAAATCATCCAGGCGTTCCTGCCGCGCGCGTTCATTCGTCGTTCGTCGACCTTCGCCGCCATCGCGCCGAAACAGGGCCTGATCCTGGTCAACTCGGCCAGCCCGAAACGCGCCGAAGACCTGCTGTCGACCCTGCGCGAAGTGATCGGCACCCTGCCCGTGCGCCCATTGACCGTGAAAATGGCACCGACTGCGGTGATGACCGAGTGGGTCACCACACAGAAAGCCGCCGACGATTTTTATGTGCTGGATGAGTGTGAACTGCGCGACACCCACGAAGACGGCGGCATCGTCCGCTGCAAGCGCCAGGACCTGACCAGCGAGGAAATCCAGCTGCACCTGAGCACCGGCAAAGTCGTCACTCAGCTGTCGCTGGCCTGGCAGGACAAACTGTCGTTCATGCTCGACGACAAGATGACCGTCAAGCGCCTGAAGTTCGAGGATCTGTTGCAGGATCAGGCGGAACAGGACGGCGGCGACGAAGCCCTGGGCCAACTGGATGCCAGCTTCACGCTGATGATGCTGACCTTCGGCGATTTCCTGCCGGCGCTGGTTGAAGCGTTGGGTGGGGAAGAGATGCCGCAGGGGATCTGA
- a CDS encoding bile acid:sodium symporter family protein, whose amino-acid sequence MRALAALSRFVGNTFAYWVLIFAVVAFLQPAWFIGLKSAIVPLLGLVMFGMGLTLKLDDFAAVARHPWRVALGVIAHFVIMPGVAWLLCQVFHLPPEIAVGVILVGCCPSGTSSNVMTWLARGDLALSVAIAAVTTLLAPLLTPALIWLLASAWLPVSFMELFWSILQVVLLPIVLGVVAQRLLGDKVRHAVDVLPLVSVVSIVIIVTAVVAASQAKIAESGLLIMAVVMLHNSFGYLLGYFTGRLFGLPLAQRKSLALEVGMQNSGLGAALASAHFSPLAAVPSALFSVWHNISGALLSTYFRRMSEKEDRDNLAQRAAD is encoded by the coding sequence ATGCGCGCATTGGCTGCACTCAGCCGCTTTGTCGGCAATACCTTCGCTTACTGGGTTCTGATATTCGCCGTCGTGGCCTTCCTGCAACCGGCGTGGTTCATCGGCCTGAAAAGCGCGATCGTACCGCTGCTGGGTCTGGTGATGTTCGGCATGGGCCTGACCCTCAAACTCGACGATTTCGCCGCCGTTGCCCGCCATCCGTGGCGGGTGGCGCTGGGCGTGATTGCTCATTTCGTGATCATGCCCGGTGTGGCCTGGTTACTCTGCCAGGTGTTCCACCTGCCGCCGGAAATCGCCGTCGGGGTGATTCTGGTCGGCTGCTGCCCGAGCGGCACCTCGTCAAACGTGATGACTTGGCTGGCGCGCGGTGATCTGGCGCTTTCCGTGGCGATTGCCGCTGTCACCACCCTCCTCGCTCCGCTGCTGACCCCGGCACTGATCTGGCTGCTGGCCTCGGCGTGGTTGCCGGTGTCGTTCATGGAGCTGTTCTGGTCAATCCTGCAAGTGGTGCTGCTGCCGATCGTTCTCGGCGTGGTCGCGCAGCGTTTGCTCGGCGACAAGGTGCGGCATGCGGTGGATGTGTTGCCGCTGGTGTCGGTGGTCAGCATCGTGATTATCGTCACCGCCGTGGTCGCGGCGAGTCAGGCGAAAATCGCCGAGTCCGGCCTATTGATCATGGCCGTGGTCATGCTGCACAACAGCTTCGGTTATCTGCTCGGCTACTTTACCGGGCGCCTGTTCGGCCTGCCGCTGGCTCAGCGCAAGTCGCTGGCACTGGAAGTCGGCATGCAGAATTCGGGCTTGGGCGCGGCATTGGCCAGTGCGCACTTCTCGCCGCTGGCGGCAGTGCCGAGTGCGCTGTTCAGCGTCTGGCACAACATTTCCGGGGCGCTGCTGTCGACGTACTTCCGGCGCATGAGCGAGAAGGAAGACCGCGACAACCTCGCGCAACGCGCTGCCGACTGA